The Roseiconus lacunae genome has a segment encoding these proteins:
- the dnaB gene encoding replicative DNA helicase — MSTGDFDRSKFKKDKKRPQSAAEILQRQPPFDLEAEMGVLGSILILPEVCDDLASLRADDFYDDANRIIYAQLREMYDTGEKIDVTLLVARLKKTDDFEKIGGAAYLARLSSAVPNAAHAVYYGEIVSEKAVYRKLIHAGTDILRDAYDQSSEARELCAQAEAKVFSIMDGRSANSLHSMNDVLHAAMDRMEARLRGEVTEGTVETGLTDYDTMTGGLHMGELIILAARPSMGKTALAMNIAEHCAIELRQPALFISLEMSGIELADRMLCSLARVNGHRLRNGTISADDQTRLINKANEISTAPFYVDDSPSRTVSEIAAAARRIKRRENGLGLIVIDYLQLIEPDNSRDPRQEQVAKIARRLKGMARELGVPMLCLSQLNRQAEDSKDHRPKLSHLRESGAIEQDADVVMFVHREEYYHRGEDRAQFAGQAEIIIAKQRNGPVGDVQLTWESDFTRFGNRAPEHHDEFSDYAEFTSPGGF; from the coding sequence TTGAGTACCGGAGACTTTGATCGTTCTAAATTTAAGAAGGACAAGAAACGTCCCCAATCTGCCGCCGAGATCTTGCAGCGCCAGCCGCCGTTTGATCTTGAAGCCGAAATGGGCGTGCTCGGCAGCATCTTGATTCTTCCGGAAGTCTGCGACGACTTGGCGTCTCTGCGGGCGGACGATTTTTACGACGACGCCAACCGAATCATCTACGCACAGCTTCGCGAGATGTACGACACCGGTGAGAAAATCGATGTCACACTTCTGGTGGCTCGCTTAAAGAAGACCGACGACTTCGAAAAAATCGGGGGTGCGGCGTATTTGGCGAGGCTTTCGTCGGCCGTACCCAATGCCGCCCACGCGGTGTACTACGGCGAGATCGTTTCCGAAAAAGCGGTCTATCGAAAGCTGATCCACGCCGGGACCGACATCCTTCGCGACGCCTACGACCAATCCAGCGAGGCACGTGAGCTGTGTGCACAGGCGGAAGCGAAAGTCTTCTCGATCATGGACGGTCGCTCGGCCAATTCCTTGCATTCGATGAACGACGTTTTGCACGCGGCGATGGACCGGATGGAAGCCCGCCTTCGAGGTGAAGTTACCGAAGGCACCGTCGAAACCGGATTGACCGATTACGACACGATGACCGGTGGGCTACATATGGGCGAACTGATCATCCTCGCCGCTCGACCGTCGATGGGGAAAACGGCGTTGGCGATGAACATTGCCGAACACTGCGCGATCGAACTGCGCCAGCCGGCTTTGTTTATCAGCTTGGAAATGTCGGGGATCGAATTGGCCGACCGGATGTTGTGTAGCCTGGCTCGCGTCAATGGGCACCGACTACGAAACGGAACGATCAGCGCTGACGACCAGACCCGCTTGATCAATAAGGCGAATGAGATCAGTACGGCGCCGTTTTACGTTGACGATTCGCCCAGTCGGACGGTCAGCGAAATTGCGGCGGCGGCACGCCGGATCAAACGTCGCGAGAACGGACTCGGGTTGATCGTGATCGATTACTTGCAGCTCATCGAACCAGATAACTCACGCGATCCACGTCAGGAGCAAGTCGCAAAAATCGCGCGACGCCTAAAAGGGATGGCGCGGGAACTGGGCGTACCGATGCTATGTCTCTCACAGCTCAACCGACAAGCCGAAGACAGCAAGGACCACCGTCCCAAGCTGAGCCACCTTCGTGAATCCGGTGCAATCGAGCAAGACGCCGACGTCGTGATGTTCGTCCACCGTGAAGAGTATTACCACCGTGGTGAAGATCGGGCTCAGTTCGCCGGGCAGGCGGAGATCATCATCGCCAAGCAGCGGAACGGACCGGTGGGCGATGTCCAATTGACTTGGGAATCGGACTTCACCCGCTTCGGTAACCGTGCCCCCGAGCACCACGATGAATTCAGCGACTATGCCGAATTCACCAGCCCGGGTGGTTTCTAA